One Alkaliphilus sp. B6464 genomic window carries:
- the rlmD gene encoding 23S rRNA (uracil(1939)-C(5))-methyltransferase RlmD, with protein sequence MLKRKQIIDLTIEENEFGGKGYGYFEGTKVTVKSAIKGQKLKVFITKTKNNNVEGQIYEVVEKSPLEDQTTCAHFGNCGGCLYQSIAYENQTKMKDMQVKRLFDEADIKDYEYLPVEVSPNAFEYRNKMEFSFGDEEKGGPLTLGMHKKGRHYDIVTVNECGIMDKDFRNILNIMLNYFKEKNIPYYNTRSHEGYLRHLVVRKAHYTKELLINLVTTTKIDLDFTDLVDEIKGLDLEGELVGFLHTLNDNLADVVQSDETRILFGRDYIVEELLGLKFRISAFSFFQTNSLGAEKLYSIVRDFVGDADDKTLFDLYCGTGTIGQITAQKAKKVIGIEIIEDAVRAANENAKLNGLDNCKFIAGDVKEKVKELKDKPDIIVLDPPRSGIHPQALKDIIGFDAEKIVYVSCNPKTLVRDLVELEQHGYKVEKVKCMDMFPHTAHCEVVCLLQRAER encoded by the coding sequence GTGCTGAAGAGAAAACAAATAATAGATTTGACTATAGAAGAAAATGAATTTGGTGGAAAGGGTTATGGATATTTCGAAGGAACAAAAGTAACAGTTAAAAGTGCAATAAAGGGGCAGAAATTAAAGGTATTTATAACTAAAACTAAAAATAACAATGTAGAAGGCCAAATATATGAGGTTGTAGAGAAATCTCCATTAGAGGATCAAACAACCTGTGCTCATTTTGGTAATTGTGGCGGATGTCTTTATCAAAGCATAGCCTATGAAAATCAAACAAAAATGAAAGATATGCAAGTAAAAAGATTATTTGATGAAGCAGATATAAAAGATTATGAATACTTACCTGTAGAGGTGAGTCCTAATGCTTTTGAATATAGAAATAAAATGGAGTTTTCCTTTGGAGATGAGGAAAAAGGAGGCCCATTAACACTTGGAATGCATAAAAAGGGTAGACATTATGACATTGTAACTGTAAATGAGTGTGGCATAATGGATAAGGACTTCAGAAATATATTAAATATTATGCTTAATTACTTTAAGGAGAAAAATATTCCTTATTATAATACTAGATCCCATGAAGGTTATTTACGACATTTAGTTGTAAGAAAAGCACACTATACAAAAGAGCTACTTATAAACCTTGTAACTACAACCAAAATAGATTTAGATTTTACAGATCTAGTGGATGAAATAAAGGGACTAGATTTAGAAGGAGAACTAGTAGGTTTTCTGCATACATTAAATGATAACCTAGCTGATGTTGTTCAAAGCGATGAAACGAGAATTTTATTTGGAAGAGATTATATAGTAGAAGAACTATTAGGCTTAAAGTTTAGAATCTCTGCCTTTTCCTTCTTTCAAACAAATAGTCTGGGAGCAGAAAAGCTGTATTCCATAGTACGAGATTTTGTAGGAGATGCAGATGATAAAACTCTATTCGATCTATATTGTGGGACGGGAACTATTGGACAAATAACGGCACAAAAGGCTAAAAAGGTAATAGGTATAGAGATTATAGAGGATGCTGTACGTGCTGCCAATGAAAATGCAAAGTTAAATGGGTTAGATAACTGTAAGTTTATAGCAGGGGATGTAAAGGAAAAGGTAAAGGAGCTTAAAGATAAGCCGGATATTATCGTATTAGATCCTCCAAGATCAGGTATCCACCCTCAAGCCTTAAAAGATATAATAGGATTTGATGCAGAGAAAATTGTATATGTTTCCTGCAATCCTAAAACCTTAGTTAGAGATTTAGTAGAACTAGAGCAACATGGATATAAGGTTGAAAAAGTTAAATGTATGGATATGTTTCCGCATACGGCACATTGTGAGGTTGTATGCCTGTTGCAACGGGCTGAGAGATAA
- the fba gene encoding class II fructose-1,6-bisphosphate aldolase, translated as MPLITSTELFKKAYEGNYAIGAFNVNNMEIIQGIVEAAKEERSPLILQVSAGARKYANPIYLKKLVEAAIEDSNLPIVLHLDHGEDFEVCKQCIDDGFTSVMIDASHYEFEKNIEITKKVVEYAHSKGVVVEAELGRLAGVEDAVNVSEKDATYTVPEQAAEFVEKTGVDSLAIAIGTSHGAYKFKGEPSLDFERLKQIQKLLPNFPLVLHGASTVLPEFVSLCNEYGGNIPGAQGVPEEMIRQAAQLGVCKVNIDTDLRLAMTAAIRKDLIDNPNNFDPRKYLGAGRTAIKEMVQHKIKNVLGSNNAI; from the coding sequence ATGCCATTAATTACAAGTACAGAGCTTTTTAAAAAAGCATACGAAGGCAATTATGCAATTGGAGCATTTAATGTTAACAACATGGAAATAATACAAGGAATTGTTGAAGCAGCTAAAGAGGAAAGGTCGCCATTAATCCTTCAAGTTTCTGCTGGTGCTAGAAAATACGCAAATCCAATCTACTTAAAAAAGTTAGTAGAGGCTGCTATTGAAGACTCTAACTTACCTATTGTATTACACTTAGATCATGGAGAAGATTTTGAAGTTTGCAAGCAATGTATAGATGATGGTTTTACATCTGTTATGATCGATGCATCCCATTATGAATTTGAAAAAAATATTGAAATTACTAAAAAAGTTGTTGAGTATGCGCATAGTAAAGGTGTTGTGGTAGAGGCTGAGCTTGGAAGATTAGCAGGTGTAGAAGATGCTGTAAATGTAAGTGAAAAAGATGCAACATATACTGTTCCTGAGCAAGCAGCTGAATTTGTTGAAAAAACTGGTGTAGATTCGTTAGCTATAGCAATTGGTACAAGTCATGGTGCTTATAAATTTAAAGGTGAGCCTTCATTAGATTTTGAAAGATTAAAGCAAATTCAAAAATTATTACCTAACTTCCCACTAGTATTACATGGTGCATCTACTGTATTACCTGAATTTGTTTCTCTATGCAATGAATACGGTGGAAATATTCCAGGTGCACAAGGTGTTCCAGAAGAAATGATTCGTCAAGCAGCACAACTAGGAGTATGTAAGGTAAATATAGATACAGATTTACGTCTTGCTATGACTGCAGCAATTAGAAAAGATTTAATAGATAATCCAAATAACTTTGATCCAAGAAAATACTTAGGTGCAGGTAGAACTGCAATTAAAGAAATGGTTCAGCATAAGATTAAAAATGTATTAGGATCTAACAACGCAATTTAA
- the pssA gene encoding CDP-diacylglycerol--serine O-phosphatidyltransferase encodes MRVKSHIPNMFTLFNLSLGVLSIINILAENYFLAALLILLAALMDRFDGKLARKFDAESDLGKELDSLCDLISFGVAPAILIWASHLINYGVIGMAIIILFPIAGAYRLARYNVTEFEGVYMGIPITVSGGIVALVNLYSMNYNTSTYFLIFMMMFLSYSMVSQKIKLKKR; translated from the coding sequence ATGAGAGTTAAATCCCATATACCTAATATGTTTACTTTGTTCAATTTGTCCTTGGGAGTTTTATCAATTATTAATATATTAGCAGAAAATTACTTTTTAGCCGCATTACTTATTTTATTAGCTGCTTTAATGGATCGTTTTGATGGTAAATTAGCAAGAAAGTTTGATGCAGAAAGTGACTTAGGAAAAGAATTGGACTCGCTATGTGATTTAATTTCATTTGGTGTTGCTCCGGCTATTTTAATTTGGGCCAGCCACTTAATTAATTATGGAGTAATAGGAATGGCTATTATTATTTTATTTCCAATTGCAGGAGCTTATCGCTTAGCAAGATATAATGTAACCGAATTTGAAGGAGTATATATGGGTATACCTATTACTGTTAGTGGTGGTATTGTTGCTCTAGTAAACTTATACTCAATGAACTATAATACAAGTACATATTTTCTTATATTTATGATGATGTTTCTTTCATACTCAATGGTAAGTCAAAAAATTAAATTAAAGAAAAGATAA
- a CDS encoding pseudouridine synthase yields the protein MAKTQRIDKVLANLGYGSRRDIRKICKDGLVKVDGKIIKDSSLHIDPENSEIIVGNEVVNYREFIYIMMNKPQGVISATEDNRDETVVDLLDESYRPFDVFPVGRLDKDTEGLLLLTNDGQLAHQLLSPKKQVPKTYYAKVEGVVTEEDGERFKEGVFIDEDYKTLPAELKILNSDEISEIELTIYEGKFHQVKRMFQAVDKTVIYLKRLSMGPLELDNNLDLGEYRELTEEELEQIKELK from the coding sequence ATGGCTAAAACTCAACGAATAGATAAAGTATTAGCAAATTTAGGCTATGGTAGTCGCAGAGATATTAGAAAAATTTGTAAAGATGGATTAGTGAAGGTAGATGGTAAGATAATTAAAGATAGTAGTTTACATATAGATCCTGAAAATAGCGAAATTATTGTAGGTAATGAAGTTGTAAATTATCGTGAATTTATCTATATTATGATGAACAAACCTCAAGGAGTAATATCAGCTACTGAAGATAATAGAGATGAAACAGTGGTAGATTTATTAGATGAATCCTATAGACCATTTGATGTATTTCCAGTAGGCAGATTAGATAAGGATACAGAAGGACTATTACTACTTACTAACGATGGACAGCTAGCTCATCAATTACTTTCTCCCAAAAAACAAGTACCTAAAACCTATTATGCTAAAGTTGAAGGTGTAGTTACAGAAGAAGATGGAGAAAGGTTTAAGGAAGGTGTATTTATAGATGAGGATTATAAAACCTTGCCAGCAGAGCTTAAAATATTAAATTCTGATGAAATATCTGAAATAGAGTTAACTATATATGAAGGAAAGTTTCATCAAGTAAAAAGAATGTTTCAGGCAGTAGATAAGACAGTTATATATTTAAAAAGACTTTCGATGGGGCCATTAGAGCTTGATAATAATCTAGACTTAGGAGAGTATAGAGAACTTACTGAAGAAGAATTAGAACAGATAAAAGAACTTAAATAA
- a CDS encoding TetR/AcrR family transcriptional regulator, with amino-acid sequence MPNPAFFNLSEDKRNLIISVAIEVFSSANYDIASINQICKKSNIAKGSFYQYFTDKLDLYIYIMTLVIEKKVSFFTIILDQFKTLTLLEQIRLLFIKGIEFSKEYPQYAALGEQFSKENNETVKSAVIKEGEKQSETLFVQMVDHAKLKGEVSSKVDTLALSMMLQSLNKTVNEYMLNKFGDINHTHYNEDTNKLVDSLLNIVFNGIKPI; translated from the coding sequence ATGCCAAACCCAGCATTTTTCAATTTATCAGAGGACAAAAGAAACTTAATTATATCAGTAGCTATAGAAGTATTCTCCTCTGCTAATTATGACATAGCTAGTATTAATCAAATATGCAAGAAATCAAATATTGCTAAGGGGAGCTTTTATCAGTACTTTACAGACAAACTTGACCTATATATCTATATAATGACTCTAGTGATTGAAAAAAAAGTTAGTTTTTTTACTATAATTTTAGATCAATTTAAAACATTAACTCTACTGGAACAAATTCGGTTACTGTTCATCAAAGGTATTGAATTTTCTAAAGAGTATCCACAATATGCTGCTTTAGGAGAACAATTTTCAAAAGAGAATAATGAAACTGTAAAGTCGGCAGTTATTAAGGAAGGAGAAAAACAATCAGAAACCTTATTTGTTCAAATGGTTGATCATGCAAAATTAAAAGGCGAAGTTAGTAGTAAGGTTGATACCTTAGCTTTAAGTATGATGTTGCAATCTCTTAATAAAACAGTAAATGAATACATGCTAAACAAATTTGGTGATATTAACCATACCCATTATAATGAAGATACTAATAAACTAGTTGATTCACTGCTTAACATTGTTTTTAATGGAATAAAACCAATATAA